From the Plodia interpunctella isolate USDA-ARS_2022_Savannah chromosome 5, ilPloInte3.2, whole genome shotgun sequence genome, one window contains:
- the LOC128669794 gene encoding ATP-binding cassette subfamily C member 4-like, producing the protein MESKVTLKENNPDEQANILSKVFVTWSFSLFRRGYKEGLSIEDLWKARDCDRSGKLADRLEEAWEQELVKAKQNNNYKPSLFKAIVRSFWLEYMLCGILVGLLFIVLWPLIPYTLGLFIDYFARPRTSESYRNAHIHNFLLNLLSVGTSLLLNHLQLSQGCVGMRVRVACCSLLYRKILKLNRAGMDKTEAGHVVNLMSNDVSRFDLVALFLNYLWVMPIAVPVVSYLVWQHVGWATLAGLAVTFLQTAVVQVYLSNLQGTLRGKIAKRTDERVKVMSELVNGVQVIKMYAWEKPFEKLVDKLRKMEVKFIMRTSMIKGFSTALSVFTERFILYATLITFVLIGGHIHSGITFSLVQYFNLLQLACNIFVPLALSFLAESKVSVQRIEEFLLLDEVKIPQIRQDKSDINESKINNSNNSKIDTEKAKHTGLVISGISASWMEDPIVSTLRNLSLTASPGEFVGVAGLVGSGKSSLLQLILGELVPSQGFVSLGGARISYASQEPWLFVATVRQNILFGLPYDPVRYKKVVTACALLRDFELLPAGDATLVGERGSSLSGGQRARIGLARACYRQADIYLLDDPLSAVDTHVGKHLVSECVTGLLRHSTRILVTHQLHHLRTADKVVILHNGEIETLGTFEEVSRSPLFAELLEEEEQVDEGNKPQLLRQRTVSIQSQSSTSTFGNKEAENVAEEDPEETAEISGTGRVAGAVYSTYFRSGSGWGLLLFILFSVVLAQVVTSASDLWLTHWMNDVDAKNAAVPFKETTNISVSTNNDTISATEEMYITLPTDSIPPDFSTTTVASEPLNQNITFVNTEMDYHAFYIYIWTVGIIGCILLTTFRSILFLWACMRSSIKLHNKMFSNILAATMRFFDTNSSGRILNRFSKDMGVVDEILPRMYLDSIQVFMVMLGILVMVAIVNPYMLLTTAMCAIFMYLWTIIYLSTAQAIKRVEGVSRSPVFSHMSATMSGLTTVRACGAEEMLRRQFDDKQDVHTSAWYLTLVTNTAFSIWLSLISALYVIIASYAFLILDSYGGMKSGNVGLALSQGLILVNMVQYGVKQATEVVSQMTSVERLVQFTSLPLEKTAGPDPPTGWPQRARLIFKDLYLRYDKDSDPVLKNLNVVIESGWKVGVVGRTGAGKSSLISALFRLAPIEGNVYIDDVDTGEIALKALRSKISIIPQEPVLFSASLRYNMDPFDKYTDADIWKALEQVELKNAVNALTSSVASGGSNFSAGQRQLLCLARAALARNKLLVLDEATANVDPNTDALIQKSIRKHFAECTVITVAHRLHTVADADRVIVMEAGQIVECGHPHELLQNEEGPFTKMVNQLGAASEQSLRDVAAKAYSDHIKYVDADDHNTNAVKA; encoded by the exons atgGAGTTTCAGTTTATTTCGAAGAGGATACAAAGAAGGTTTGTCTATAGAAGATCTATGGAAAGCCCGAGATTGCGACCGTTCGGGCAAGCTGGCGGACCGGCTGGAGGAGGCCTGGGAGCAGGAACTGGTGAAAgccaaacaaaataataattacaagcCGTCCCTATTTAAAGCTATTGTACGTTCATTTTGGCTCGAATACATGTTATGCGGAATTTTGGTTGGACTTCTTTTTATCGTTCTATG gCCCTTGATCCCGTATACTTTAGGTTTATTCATAGATTATTTTGCAAGACCAAGAACATCAGAAAGTTACAGAAATGCtcacatacataattttttattgaatcttCTTAGTGTAGGAacatctttattattaaaccaTCTACAGTTATCACAGGGTTGTGTGGGCATGAGAGTCAGAGTGGCTTGCTGTTCGCTCTTATATAGAAAG attttaaaattaaaccgtGCTGGCATGGACAAAACCGAGGCGGGGCACGTAGTTAATTTAATGTCGAACGACGTGAGTCGCTTTGATTTGGTGGCCTTATTTCTGAACTACCTGTGGGTGATGCCCATAGCGGTACCAGTGGTCTCCTACCTCGTCTGGCAACATGTTGGATGGGCAACTCTTGCTGGATTAGCAGTCACTTTCCTACAAACTGCTGTCGTTCAAG TTTACTTGAGTAATCTTCAGGGGACTTTAAGAGGAAAAATTGCAAAAAGGACTGACGAAAGAGTAAAAGTGATGAGTGAGTTGGTCAATGGAGTGCAAGTCATCAAAATGTACGCCTGGGAAAAGCCTTTCGAAAAACTTGTGGATAAGTTGAGAAA AATGGAAGTAAAGTTTATCATGCGCACGTCTATGATTAAGGGATTCTCAACGGCCCTCAGTGTGTTCACGGAACGTTTCATACTGTACGCCACACTCATCACCTTCGTCTTGATAGGAGGCCACATACATTCTGGAATCACATTTTCCCTCGTGCAGTATTTCAACCTTTTACAACTCGCTTGTAACATTTTCGTTCCGCTTGCTTTGTCTTTTCTTGCCGAGTCTAAAGTCTCAGTTCAAAGAATTGAG gaatttttacttttagatGAAGTAAAAATACCGCAAATAAGACAGGACAAGTCAGATATCAAcgaatcaaaaataaataactcgaATAATAGCAAAATTGATACTGAGAAGGCTAAACACACCGGGTTGGTTATATCTGGAATCAGCGCAAGTTGGATGGAGGACCCCATTGTCAGCACCTTAAGAAACTTAAGTCTGACTGCATCACCAGGAGAATTTGTTGGTGTGGCTGGCCTTGTTGGCTCAGGAAag TCGTCGCTGTTGCAACTGATCTTGGGTGAGTTGGTTCCATCCCAAGGGTTCGTGTCACTGGGCGGCGCGCGCATCTCCTACGCGAGTCAAGAGCCATGGCTGTTCGTAGCCACTGTCCGACAGAATATCCTCTTCGGACTGCCCTATGACCCCGTCCGATATAAGaag gTGGTGACTGCATGCGCGTTGCTTCGTGACTTCGAGTTGCTGCCGGCTGGCGACGCGACCCTGGTAGGAGAGCGCGGCTCCAGCCTCAGCGGTGGGCAGCGCGCGCGAATCGGGCTCGCAAGAGCTTGTTACCGACAG gcGGACATTTATTTACTGGACGATCCGCTTTCTGCCGTGGATACGCACGTTGGCAAACATCTGGTGTCCGAATGCGTGACCGGCCTACTACGACATTCGACCAGAATTTTAGTTACCCATCAGCTACATCATCTCCGGACTGCCGACAAAGTCGTTATACTTCATAAT GGTGAGATTGAAACATTGGGCACTTTCGAAGAGGTATCGCGGTCGCCTCTATTCGCGGAGTTACTTGAAGAGGAAGAGCAGGTGGACGAGGGAAACAAACCGCAGCTGTTACGTCAGCGGACCGTCTCTATACAG TCTCAGTCCAGTACTAGCACATTTGGGAATAAGGAAGCTGAAAACGTAGCTGAAGAAGATCCTGAGGAAACAGCCGAAATTTCGGGAACAG GGCGCGTGGCTGGTGCGGTGTACAGTACATACTTCCGCTCCGGCAGCGGCTGGGGCCTGCTGTTATTTATTCTGTTCTCTGTCGTGCTGGCGCAAGTCGTCACCTCCGCTAGCGACCTCTGGCTCACCCATTG GATGAACGATGTTGACGCTAAAAACGCAGCGGTACCATTCAAAGAAACAACTAATATCAGTGTTTCCACAAATAACGATACCATATCAGCTACTGAAGAAATGTACATTACTCTACCAACTGATTCTATCCCTCCAGACTTCTCAACAACAACTGTGGCGTCTGAACCACTTAATCAAAATATCACTTTTGTTAACACCGAAATGGATTATCATGCTTTCTACATTTACATCTGGACTGTAGGAATAATTGGGTGCATTTTACTGACTACATTCAG ATCAATCCTATTCCTATGGGCATGCATGAGAAGTTCCATCAAATTGCACAATAAGATGTTTAGTAACATATTGGCTGCAACCATGAGATTCTTCGATACTAACTCCTCGGGACGTATCCTTAACCGGTTCTCCAAAGACATGGGAGTGGTAGACGAAATCTTACCCAGGATGTATTTAGACAGTATACAG gtTTTCATGGTAATGTTGGGGATTTTAGTTATGGTGGCCATCGTCAACCCATACATGTTACTAACAACGGCAATGTGTGCTATTTTCATGTATTTGTGGACTATCATCTACCTAAGTACAGCGCAAGCTATTAAAAG agtGGAGGGCGTGTCTCGTAGTCCAGTTTTTTCGCATATGTCAGCAACAATGTCGGGGCTCACCACAGTGCGCGCATGTGGCGCGGAGGAGATGCTGCGCAGACAATTTGATGATAAACAGGACGTACACACTTCTGCTTG GTACTTAACGCTGGTGACAAACACTGCATTCTCCATATGGTTGAGTCTTATCTCTGCTCTGTATGTCATCATAGCTTCGTACGCTTTTTTGATACTAGACAGTTACG GGGGGATGAAATCTGGCAATGTGGGTCTAGCTCTCAGTCAAGGGTTGATCCTCGTGAATATGGTACAATATGGTGTCAAACAAGCCACCGAAGTAGTCTCTCAAATGACTAGCGTGGAACGCCTTGTGCAGTTTACTTCTCTTCCGCTAGAAAAAACCGCAGGCCCAGATCCGCCAACCGGTTGGCCACAACGCGCACGACTCATTTTTAAGGATCTATATCTCAGATATGACAAGGATTCCGATCCCGTTCTTAAGAATTTGAACGTAGTCATTGAAAGCGGTTGGAAG GTGGGGGTTGTTGGTCGCACTGGCGCAGGAAAGTCATCATTAATATCTGCATTATTCAGATTGGCACCAATTGAAGGAAATGTGTACATAGATGATGTGGATACCGGGGAGATTGCTCTtaag gCACTTCGATCGAAAATCTCCATAATACCTCAGGAGCCTGTATTGTTTTCAGCTTCTTTGCGATACAACATGGATCCATTCGACAAATATACTGATGCAGATATATGGAAGGCATTAGAACAG GTGGAATTAAAAAACGCGGTGAATGCTCTAACATCTTCCGTGGCGTCAGGAGGGTCCAACTTTAGTGCAGGCCAACGACAGCTGCTCTGCTTGGCTCGCGCTGCACTTGCTCGCAACAAGCTACTTGTACTTGACGAAGCTACTGCCAATGTTGACCCTAA TACTGATGCGTTGATCCAAAAATCTATACGGAAACATTTCGCTGAATGCACTGTTATAACTGTTGCTCATCgtctccacactgtcgccgatgCTGACAGAGTTATA GTGATGGAAGCAGGACAAATAGTCGAATGCGGTCACCCACACGAGCTATTACAAAATGAGGAAGGACCTTTCACAAAGATGGTGAACCAGCTGGGTGCTGCGTCCGAACAAAGTCTGCGTGACGTGGCAGCGAAGGCATACTCCGATCACATTAAATATGTAGACGCCGACGACCACAACACTAACGCCGTCAAAGCTTAA
- the Sld5 gene encoding DNA replication complex GINS protein SLD5: MDLHEDIGLSDEEEEITADTVLRTLQNAWQNERLAPEILPHRNDMVECMLGQIQHMERNINKLPKTDLRACIHKMELSRIKFIICNYLRTRLNKIEKHCIPILNEEKQRIESGTNYLTPSELKYAQEYLLNMENHLKTVILDKVPNNMQSFEMSKMAVYPNLQSHVFLQANESIAGVVLEDIFGDQDEEIDLEAGSQHILQYKPISDLVKNGKVQLV, translated from the exons atGGATTTACACGAAGATATTGGATTAAGtgacgaagaagaagaaataacAGCCGATACCGTTTTGCGGACTCTTCAAAATGCTTGGCAAAATGAAAGGTTGGCGCCAGAAATACTTCCACACCGAAATGATATGGTAGAGTGTATGCTAGGGCAGATACAGCATATGGaacgtaatataaataaactgccAAAAACAGATCTTCGCGCATGTATTCACAAGATGGAATTGAGCAGAATAAAGTTTATCATTTGCAACTACCTTAGGACtaggttaaataaaattgagaaacattgtatacctattttaaatgaagaaaaacaaCGAATAGAATCTGGAACAAATTATTTGACACCGTCAGAATTGAAATATGCCCAAGAATATTTGCTAAACATGGAAAATCATCTCAAAACTGTTATTCTAGATAAAGTCCCAAATAACATGCAATCATTTGAAATGAGTAAGATGGCTGTATATCCTAACTTACAGTCCCATGTATTTCTTCAAGCGAATGAATCCATTGCTGGAGTTGTACTGGAAGATATTTTTGGAGATCAAGATGAAgaaatagatttagaag CGGGATCACAACACATTCTTCAATACAAACCCATTTCTGATTTAGTCAAGAATGGCAAAGTACAACTAGTGTAA